From a single Brassica napus cultivar Da-Ae chromosome C9, Da-Ae, whole genome shotgun sequence genomic region:
- the LOC125575190 gene encoding uncharacterized protein LOC125575190 isoform X2, with protein sequence MDANKFFVLFLSIALLLGTCTKVDGEEQLVSNLTDTSVSQIVTDSKSIDHSTNTTHQLGGSETKPIDSTSQKSIGGSDGGESSKEEEAKSNSSSRKKQGEDCDPSYMCSDEQHLFLACLRVPGDDDAPHLSLLIKNKAKSVLDLTLTAPSFVRLETNKVRLLESQDTKVKVSIKKGGSNDSAIVLTSGNGGHCSLYLKDLAAAGHDTGKDSTVAVSRPSILNISSRTLIVIAMISFLVLSLVIIPVIYHVYRTKSQGKSKYQRLDMELPVSNTPLVSKSDQETGDDGWNNNWGDDWGDGDEEQPNTPVLPLTPSVSSRGLAPRRLSKEGWKD encoded by the exons ATGGATGCGAATAAATTCTTCGTGTTGTTTCTCTCTATAGCTTTACTTTTGGGGACTTGTACTAAG GTTGATGGAGAGGAACAACTTGTCTCGAATTTGACAGATACAAGTGTATCTCAGATTGTTACTGATTCTAAGAGTATAGATCATTCTACTAACACCACCCATCAATTGGGTGGATCTGAGACCAAGCCTATTGATAGTACGAGTCAAAAGAGTATAGGAGGAAGCGATGGAGGTGAAAGCAGTAAGGAGGAGGAAGCTAAGAGCAACTCGTCTTCAAGGAAGAAACAAGGTGAAGACTGTGATCCATCTTATATGTGTTCTGATGAGCAACATCTGTTTCTCGCTTGTCTCCGTGTCCCTGGTGATGATG ATGCGCctcatctctctctcctgaTTAAGAACAAAGCCAAAAGTGTATTGGATCTTACTTTAACTGCTCCCAGTTTCGTCCGCTTAGAGACCAATAAAGTTCGGCTTCTTGAAAGCCAAGACACAAAG GTGAAAGTCTCTATTAAGAAGGGAGGGTCCAACGATAGCGCAATCGTACTCACTTCTGGTAATGGTGGCCATTGCAGCCTTTACCTAAAAGATTTGGCCGCTGCAGGACATGATACAGGAAAGGACAGTACAGTGGCTGTTTCTCGCCCTTCAATACTCAACATCAGCTCGCGAACACTCATCGTGATCGCCATGATTTCCTTCCTGGTTCTCTCCCTTGTCATCATCCCAGTGATCTACCACGTTTACAGGACCAAGTCGCAGGGAAAAAGCAAATACCAGAGGCTCGACATGGAGTTGCCAGTCTCTAACACCCCATTGGTATCAAAATCGGATCAGGAAACGGGTGATGACGGATGGAACAATAACTGGGGAGATGATTGGGGCGATGGAGATGAAGAGCAGCCGAATACTCCAGTGTTACCACTCACACCGAGTGTTTCTTCTAGAGGACTTGCTCCTAGACGACTCAGTAAAGAAGGTTGGAAAGATTAG
- the LOC125575190 gene encoding uncharacterized protein LOC125575190 isoform X1: MECLLTERALILWIPDGILIIEMDANKFFVLFLSIALLLGTCTKVDGEEQLVSNLTDTSVSQIVTDSKSIDHSTNTTHQLGGSETKPIDSTSQKSIGGSDGGESSKEEEAKSNSSSRKKQGEDCDPSYMCSDEQHLFLACLRVPGDDDAPHLSLLIKNKAKSVLDLTLTAPSFVRLETNKVRLLESQDTKVKVSIKKGGSNDSAIVLTSGNGGHCSLYLKDLAAAGHDTGKDSTVAVSRPSILNISSRTLIVIAMISFLVLSLVIIPVIYHVYRTKSQGKSKYQRLDMELPVSNTPLVSKSDQETGDDGWNNNWGDDWGDGDEEQPNTPVLPLTPSVSSRGLAPRRLSKEGWKD; the protein is encoded by the exons ATGGAATGTTTACTTACAGAGAGAGCTTTGATTTTGTGGATCCCAGATGGAATCTTGATCATTGAAATGGATGCGAATAAATTCTTCGTGTTGTTTCTCTCTATAGCTTTACTTTTGGGGACTTGTACTAAG GTTGATGGAGAGGAACAACTTGTCTCGAATTTGACAGATACAAGTGTATCTCAGATTGTTACTGATTCTAAGAGTATAGATCATTCTACTAACACCACCCATCAATTGGGTGGATCTGAGACCAAGCCTATTGATAGTACGAGTCAAAAGAGTATAGGAGGAAGCGATGGAGGTGAAAGCAGTAAGGAGGAGGAAGCTAAGAGCAACTCGTCTTCAAGGAAGAAACAAGGTGAAGACTGTGATCCATCTTATATGTGTTCTGATGAGCAACATCTGTTTCTCGCTTGTCTCCGTGTCCCTGGTGATGATG ATGCGCctcatctctctctcctgaTTAAGAACAAAGCCAAAAGTGTATTGGATCTTACTTTAACTGCTCCCAGTTTCGTCCGCTTAGAGACCAATAAAGTTCGGCTTCTTGAAAGCCAAGACACAAAG GTGAAAGTCTCTATTAAGAAGGGAGGGTCCAACGATAGCGCAATCGTACTCACTTCTGGTAATGGTGGCCATTGCAGCCTTTACCTAAAAGATTTGGCCGCTGCAGGACATGATACAGGAAAGGACAGTACAGTGGCTGTTTCTCGCCCTTCAATACTCAACATCAGCTCGCGAACACTCATCGTGATCGCCATGATTTCCTTCCTGGTTCTCTCCCTTGTCATCATCCCAGTGATCTACCACGTTTACAGGACCAAGTCGCAGGGAAAAAGCAAATACCAGAGGCTCGACATGGAGTTGCCAGTCTCTAACACCCCATTGGTATCAAAATCGGATCAGGAAACGGGTGATGACGGATGGAACAATAACTGGGGAGATGATTGGGGCGATGGAGATGAAGAGCAGCCGAATACTCCAGTGTTACCACTCACACCGAGTGTTTCTTCTAGAGGACTTGCTCCTAGACGACTCAGTAAAGAAGGTTGGAAAGATTAG